A stretch of the Chelonia mydas isolate rCheMyd1 chromosome 5, rCheMyd1.pri.v2, whole genome shotgun sequence genome encodes the following:
- the LINGO2 gene encoding leucine-rich repeat and immunoglobulin-like domain-containing nogo receptor-interacting protein 2, with amino-acid sequence MLHTAISCWQPFLGLAVLLVFMGSTIGCPARCECSAQNKSVSCHRRRLISIPEGIPIETKILDLSKNRLKSVNPEEFTSYPLLEEIDLSDNIVANVEPGAFNNLFNLRSLRLKGNRLKLVPLGVFTGLSNLTKLDISENKIVILLDYMFQDLHNLKSLEVGDNDLVYISHRAFSGLLSLEQLTLEKCNLTAVPTEALSHLHNLISLHLRHLNINILPVYAFKRLFRLKDLEINYWPLLDMMPANSLYGLNLTSLSVTNTNLSAIPYSALKHLVYLTHLNLSFNPISTIEAGMFADLVRLQELHMVGAQLRTIEPHAFQGLRFLRVLNVSQNLLETLEENVFHSPQTLEILCINNNPLACDCRLLWLLQRQPILQFGSQQPMCAGPDSVREKLFKDFHSTALSFYFTCKKPKIRDKKLQYLVVEEGQTVQLMCSADGDPQPTISWVTPRRRLITTKSNGRATVLGDGMLEIRFAQDQDTGIYICIASNAAGNDTYSASLTVKGFTSDRFLYANRTPMYMTDSNDTSSNGTNVNTFSLDLKTILVSTAMGCFTFLGVVLFCFLLLFVWSRGKGKHKTSIDLEYVPRKNNGAVVEGEVAGPRRFNMKMI; translated from the coding sequence ATGCTTCACACGGCCATATCATGCTGGCAGCCATTCCTAGGTCTGGCTGTGCTGCTCGTTTTCATGGGGTCCACCATAGGCTGCCCAGCccgctgtgagtgctcagcacagaACAAGTCTGTTAGCTGTCACAGGAGGCGCCTGATCTCCATCCCTGAGGGTATCCCCATCGAGACCAAAATCCTGGATCTAAGCAAGAACCGGCTGAAGAGCGTCAACCCTGAGGAATTCACATCCTACCCGCTGCTCGAGGAGATAGACCTCAGTGACAATATTGTTGCCAATGTAGAGCCTGGAGCCTTTAACAATCTTTTCAACTTGCGCTCTCTGAGACTGAAAGGAAACCGTCTGAAGCTAGTCCCGCTAGGGGTATTCACAGGGTTGTCAAACTTAACCAAGCTTGATATAAGTGAAAACAAGATTGTCATTTTGCTGGACTACATGTTTCAGGATCTGCATAACCTAAAGTCCCTTGAGGTTGGGGACAATGATTTGGTTTATATATCCCACAGGGCCTTCAGTGGACTGcttagcctggagcagctcacCCTGGAGAAATGCAACCTAACAGCTGTACCAACAGAAGCCCTTTCCCACCTTCACAACCTCATCAGTCTGCATCTGAGACATCTCAACATTAACATTTTGCCTGTGTATGCCTTTAAGAGATTGTTTCGCCTAAAAGACCTGGAGATCAACTATTGGCCTTTACTGGACATGATGCCTGCCAATAGCCTGTATGGTCTCAACCTCACTTCTCTCTCGGTCACCAACACCAACCTGTCTGCAATACCTTATTCTGCTCTTAAACACCTGGTTTACCTGACACACCTAAACCTCTCCTTCAACCCCATAAGCACCATTGAGGCAGGCATGTTTGCAGACTTAGTGCGTCTGCAGGAATTGCACATGGTGGGGGCCCAGTTACGTACCATTGAACCACATGCTTTCCAAGGGCTCCGGTTCTTGCGTGTACTTAATGTGTCCCAAAACCTGTTAGAAACACTAGAAGAGAATGTATTCCATTCCCCCCAAACTCTTGAGATCCTCTGCATTAACAATAACCCCCTGGCTTGTGATTGCCGCCTCCTTTGGCTATTACAAAGGCAGCCTATCTTACAGTTTGGTAGCCAGCAGCCCATGTGTGCCGGCCCAGACAGCGTCAGAGAGAAGCTGTTCAAAGACTTTCACAGCACCgcactttccttttatttcaccTGCAAGAAGCCCAAGATACGAGACAAGAAACTGCAGTACCTGGTAGTGGAGGAAGGACAGACAGTGCAGCTGATGTGCAGTGCTGATGGGGACCCTCAACCCACCATCTCCTGGGTGACGCCACGACGGAGGCTGATCACAACTAAATCAAATGGAAGAGCCACAGTGCTGGGAGATGGCATGCTGGAGATCCGATTTGCTCAAGATCAAGACACTGGAATCTACATTTGTATTGCAAGTAACGCAGCTGGGAATGACACATACTCAGCCTCCCTTACGGTAAAAGGATTCACTTCGGACCGTTTCCTTTACGCCAATAGGACCCCTATGTATATGACAGACTCCAATGACACCAGTTCCAATGGAACCAATGTGAACACCTTCTCTCTGGACCTTAAGACAATACTGGTGTCCACAGCCATGGGCTGTTTCACATTCCTTggagttgttttattttgtttcctacTTCTTTTTGTGTGGAGCCGAGGGAAAGGCAAGCACAAAACCAGCATTGACCTTGAGTATGTCCCCCGCAAAAACAACGGTGCTGTAGTTGAAGGGGAGGTTGCTGGACCACGGAGGTTCAATATGAAAATGATTTGA